In a single window of the Bacillus mycoides genome:
- the pdhC gene encoding pyruvate dehydrogenase complex dihydrolipoyllysine-residue acetyltransferase has protein sequence MAFEFKLPDIGEGIHEGEIVKWFIKPGDEVNEDDVLLEVQNDKAVVEIPSPVKGKVLEVLVEEGTVAIVGDTLIKFDAPGYENLKFKGDDHDEAPKAEEAAVEAPAAETTPAATAEVVNERVIAMPSVRKYAREKGVDIHKVAGSGKNGRVVKTDIDAFANGGQTVAATEAPAAVEATPAAAAKEEAPKAQPIPAGEYPETREKMSGIRKAIAKAMVNSKHTAPHVTLMDEVDVTELVAHRKKFKAVAADKGIKLTYLPYVVKALTSALREFPMLNTALDDASQEIVHKHYFNIGIAADTDKGLLVPVVKDTDRKSIFTISNEINELAGKARDGRLAPTEMKGASCTITNIGSAGGQWFTPVINHPEVAILGIGRIAEKPVVKNGEIVAAPVLALSLSFDHRLIDGATAQKALNQIKRLLNDPQLLVMEA, from the coding sequence GTGGCATTTGAATTTAAACTACCAGATATCGGTGAAGGTATCCACGAAGGTGAAATCGTAAAATGGTTTATTAAACCAGGCGATGAAGTAAATGAAGATGATGTACTTCTTGAAGTACAAAATGATAAAGCAGTAGTAGAAATCCCTTCTCCTGTTAAAGGTAAAGTACTTGAAGTACTTGTAGAAGAAGGAACAGTTGCAATTGTAGGAGATACATTAATTAAATTTGATGCTCCTGGATACGAAAACCTTAAATTTAAAGGTGACGATCATGATGAAGCTCCAAAAGCTGAAGAAGCAGCAGTAGAAGCTCCAGCAGCGGAAACTACTCCAGCAGCAACTGCAGAAGTAGTAAATGAGCGTGTAATCGCTATGCCATCTGTTCGTAAATATGCTCGTGAAAAAGGTGTAGATATTCATAAAGTAGCTGGTTCTGGTAAGAACGGCCGTGTTGTGAAAACTGACATCGATGCATTTGCAAATGGTGGACAAACTGTAGCAGCAACTGAGGCTCCAGCAGCAGTAGAAGCTACTCCAGCAGCAGCAGCGAAAGAAGAAGCACCAAAAGCACAACCAATCCCAGCTGGTGAATATCCAGAAACTCGTGAGAAAATGAGTGGTATCCGTAAAGCGATTGCGAAAGCAATGGTTAACTCTAAGCATACAGCTCCTCACGTAACATTAATGGATGAAGTAGATGTAACAGAACTTGTTGCTCACCGTAAGAAGTTCAAAGCTGTTGCAGCTGACAAAGGTATTAAATTAACTTACCTTCCATACGTTGTAAAAGCTTTAACATCTGCATTACGTGAATTCCCAATGTTGAATACTGCTTTAGACGATGCTTCTCAAGAAATCGTTCATAAACATTACTTCAACATCGGTATCGCAGCTGATACAGACAAAGGTCTATTAGTACCAGTTGTTAAAGATACAGATCGTAAATCTATCTTTACTATTTCTAACGAGATCAATGAACTTGCTGGTAAAGCACGTGATGGTCGTTTAGCTCCAACTGAAATGAAAGGTGCTTCTTGCACAATTACAAACATTGGTTCTGCAGGTGGACAATGGTTCACTCCAGTTATCAATCACCCAGAAGTAGCAATCCTTGGTATCGGCCGTATCGCTGAGAAACCAGTTGTGAAAAACGGTGAAATCGTTGCAGCTCCAGTATTAGCATTATCTCTAAGCTTTGACCATCGTTTAATTGACGGCGCAACTGCTCAAAAAGCATTAAACCAAATTAAACGTCTATTGAATGACCCACAATTATTAGTAATGGAGGCGTAA
- a CDS encoding YjcZ family sporulation protein: protein MYGYSYCYPTTCSYPSYGYGGSCGGSGSGFALIVVLFILLIIVGAACIR, encoded by the coding sequence ATGTACGGATACTCATATTGCTATCCAACAACTTGTTCATATCCTTCCTACGGTTATGGCGGTTCTTGTGGCGGATCTGGAAGCGGCTTCGCCTTAATCGTTGTGTTGTTTATCCTTTTAATTATCGTTGGTGCTGCTTGCATTCGCTAA
- the pdhB gene encoding pyruvate dehydrogenase complex E1 component subunit beta has product MAQMTMIQAITDALRVEMKNDPNVLVFGEDVGVNGGVFRATEGLQAEFGEDRVMDTPLAESGIGGLAVGLALEGFRPVPEIQFFGFIYEVMDSVSGQLARMRYRSGGRWTAPVTIRSPFGGGVHTPELHADSLEGLVAQQPGLKVVIPSTPYDAKGLLISAIRDNDPVIYLEHMKLYRSFRQDVPEGDYTIDLGKADIKREGTDVSVIAYGAMVHAALKAAEELEKEGISLEVVDLRTVQPLDIETIIASVEKTGRVVVVQEAQKQAGIAANVVAEINDRAILNLEAPVVRVAAADTVFPFSQAESVWLPNHKDIVEAVNKVMNF; this is encoded by the coding sequence ATGGCTCAAATGACAATGATTCAAGCAATCACTGATGCTTTACGCGTTGAAATGAAAAATGATCCTAACGTACTTGTGTTTGGTGAAGACGTTGGTGTAAACGGCGGAGTATTCCGTGCTACTGAAGGTTTACAAGCTGAATTCGGTGAAGATCGTGTAATGGATACTCCACTTGCAGAGTCTGGTATTGGTGGACTTGCAGTTGGACTTGCACTTGAAGGCTTCCGTCCAGTTCCAGAAATCCAATTCTTCGGTTTCATTTATGAAGTAATGGATTCAGTTTCTGGTCAATTAGCTCGTATGCGTTACCGTTCTGGTGGACGTTGGACTGCTCCAGTAACAATTCGTTCTCCATTCGGTGGTGGTGTTCATACTCCTGAACTACATGCTGATAGCTTAGAGGGATTAGTGGCACAACAACCTGGTCTAAAAGTTGTTATTCCATCTACTCCATACGATGCAAAAGGTCTTTTAATCTCTGCGATTCGTGACAACGATCCAGTTATCTACTTAGAGCATATGAAATTGTACCGTTCATTCCGTCAAGATGTACCAGAAGGTGATTACACAATTGATTTAGGCAAAGCTGACATCAAACGTGAAGGTACAGATGTATCTGTTATCGCTTATGGTGCTATGGTTCATGCTGCATTAAAAGCTGCTGAAGAACTTGAAAAAGAAGGTATCTCTTTAGAGGTTGTTGACTTACGTACAGTTCAACCATTAGATATCGAAACAATCATCGCTTCTGTTGAAAAAACAGGCCGCGTAGTTGTAGTTCAAGAAGCTCAAAAACAAGCTGGTATTGCAGCTAACGTTGTAGCGGAAATTAACGACCGTGCAATCTTAAACTTAGAAGCTCCAGTTGTACGTGTTGCAGCTGCTGATACAGTATTCCCATTCTCTCAAGCTGAGAGCGTATGGTTACCAAACCATAAAGATATTGTTGAAGCTGTTAACAAAGTAATGAACTTCTAA
- the def gene encoding peptide deformylase, with the protein MLTMNEVIREGNPILRDVAEEVSLPASEEDTNTLKEMIEFVINSQDPEMAEKYNLRPGIGLAAPQIGISKKMIAVHVTDTNDTLYSYALFNPKIISHSVERTYLQNGEGCLSVDREVPGYVPRYTRITVKATTINGEDVKLRLKGLPAIVFQHEIDHLNGVMFYDHINKDNPFVAPDDSKPLER; encoded by the coding sequence ATGCTTACAATGAATGAGGTAATTCGTGAAGGAAATCCTATTTTGCGCGACGTCGCAGAAGAGGTCTCCTTACCTGCTAGCGAGGAAGATACAAATACTCTTAAAGAAATGATTGAATTTGTAATAAATAGCCAGGACCCTGAAATGGCTGAAAAATATAATTTACGCCCCGGAATCGGATTAGCGGCTCCGCAAATCGGTATTTCAAAGAAAATGATTGCGGTTCATGTAACTGATACGAACGATACGTTATATAGCTACGCATTATTTAACCCAAAAATCATTAGTCATTCTGTTGAACGTACATATTTACAAAATGGTGAAGGCTGTCTATCTGTAGACCGTGAAGTACCTGGTTATGTCCCTCGTTACACGAGAATTACAGTAAAGGCAACAACGATTAACGGTGAAGACGTAAAACTGCGATTAAAAGGTTTACCAGCAATTGTATTCCAACATGAAATCGACCATTTAAACGGTGTTATGTTCTATGACCATATTAATAAAGACAATCCATTTGTGGCTCCCGATGATTCAAAACCTCTCGAGCGATAA
- the pdhA gene encoding pyruvate dehydrogenase E1 component subunit alpha — protein MGTKTKKTLFNVDEQMKAIAAQFETLQILNEKGEVVNEAAMPELSDDQLKELMRRMVYTRVLDQRSISLNRQGRLGFYAPTAGQEASQLASHFALEAEDFILPGYRDVPQLVWHGLPLYQAFLFSRGHFMGNQMPENVNALAPQIIIGAQIIQTAGVALGMKLRGKKSVAITYTGDGGASQGDFYEGMNFAGAFKAPAIFVVQNNRYAISTPVEKQSAAKTVAQKAVAAGIYGIQVDGMDPLAVYAATAFARERAVNGEGPTLIETLTFRYGPHTMAGDDPTRYRTKDIENEWEQKDPIVRFRAFLENKGLWSQEVEEKVIEEAKEDIKQAIAKADQAPKQKVTDLMEIMYEKMPYNLAEQYEIYKEKESK, from the coding sequence ATGGGTACTAAAACAAAAAAGACCCTATTTAATGTTGATGAGCAAATGAAAGCTATCGCAGCTCAATTTGAAACATTACAAATTTTAAATGAAAAAGGCGAAGTTGTGAATGAAGCAGCTATGCCTGAATTATCTGATGATCAATTAAAAGAATTAATGCGCCGTATGGTGTATACTCGCGTACTAGATCAACGTTCTATTTCTTTAAACCGTCAAGGACGTTTAGGTTTCTACGCACCAACTGCTGGACAAGAGGCTTCTCAATTAGCAAGTCATTTCGCACTTGAAGCAGAAGATTTCATCTTACCAGGATATCGTGACGTTCCACAATTAGTGTGGCACGGTCTACCATTATACCAAGCATTCTTATTCTCTCGTGGACATTTCATGGGTAACCAAATGCCTGAGAATGTAAATGCACTTGCTCCACAAATCATTATCGGTGCGCAAATCATCCAAACTGCTGGTGTTGCGTTAGGTATGAAATTACGTGGTAAAAAATCTGTTGCAATTACTTACACTGGTGACGGTGGTGCTTCACAAGGTGACTTCTACGAAGGTATGAACTTTGCGGGTGCATTCAAAGCTCCAGCAATCTTCGTTGTACAAAACAACCGTTATGCAATCTCTACTCCAGTAGAAAAGCAATCTGCAGCTAAAACTGTAGCACAAAAAGCAGTAGCAGCAGGTATTTACGGAATTCAAGTAGACGGTATGGATCCATTAGCTGTATACGCAGCAACTGCTTTCGCTCGTGAGCGCGCAGTAAATGGCGAAGGTCCTACTTTAATCGAGACTTTAACATTCCGTTATGGTCCACATACAATGGCTGGTGATGACCCAACTCGTTACCGTACAAAAGATATCGAAAACGAATGGGAACAAAAAGATCCAATCGTACGCTTCCGTGCATTCTTAGAAAACAAAGGCCTATGGTCTCAAGAAGTTGAAGAGAAAGTTATCGAAGAAGCAAAAGAAGATATCAAACAAGCAATTGCTAAGGCTGACCAAGCTCCAAAACAAAAAGTTACTGATTTAATGGAAATCATGTACGAAAAAATGCCTTACAACTTAGCTGAACAATATGAAATTTACAAAGAAAAGGAGTCGAAGTAA